A window of Nitrospirota bacterium contains these coding sequences:
- a CDS encoding phasin family protein gives MAVFDVVRKALLAGVGAQEKVKDLIEEFIKKGELSESQGAKLVKEWTSQAEKSTTELSKSISDAVTKAMEKLNLPKKDDIDKLSEKLTTLSERVKKIEERQ, from the coding sequence ATGGCAGTATTCGATGTCGTAAGAAAGGCATTGCTTGCAGGCGTTGGCGCACAAGAAAAGGTCAAGGACTTGATAGAAGAGTTCATAAAAAAAGGTGAGCTCAGTGAGTCTCAGGGCGCAAAGCTCGTGAAGGAATGGACATCTCAGGCAGAGAAAAGCACAACAGAGCTTAGCAAAAGCATCTCGGATGCAGTTACAAAGGCAATGGAAAAATTGAATCTTCCAAAAAAGGATGATATTGACAAGCTCTCCGAAAAGCTCACGACACTTTCAGAGAGGGTTAAAAAGATAGAAGAAAGGCAGTAG
- a CDS encoding outer membrane lipoprotein-sorting protein has translation MRIFSSVIAVLAVLFISSSSFALSAEEMMKKSQAAFLYAGKDFKARVMMKLISKGGQERTRELTMLRKNYGEPGEEQKYFMYFFQPADVKDMTFMVYKYPKKDDDRWLFVPSINMVRRIAAQDKLSSFVGSDFTYEDISGRDIEDDTHALVKEEKLGDKNCYVIKSTPKTADVDYSYKLSWVDKASYLPVKEEYYDRKGELYKVFTADEIKDIKGFPTVTKRTMKNLQSGHTTTVAYLKVDYDIGIEDSLFSERYLRKPPKKWIE, from the coding sequence ATGAGAATCTTTTCATCGGTAATAGCGGTATTGGCAGTTCTATTCATATCTTCCAGTTCATTTGCCCTAAGCGCCGAAGAGATGATGAAAAAATCTCAGGCTGCATTCCTATATGCAGGGAAGGATTTCAAGGCTCGTGTGATGATGAAGCTCATAAGTAAAGGTGGTCAGGAAAGGACAAGGGAACTCACGATGCTCAGGAAAAACTACGGAGAGCCAGGCGAAGAGCAGAAATATTTCATGTACTTTTTTCAGCCTGCTGATGTCAAAGACATGACATTCATGGTCTACAAATATCCAAAGAAAGACGATGACAGGTGGCTTTTTGTGCCTTCGATTAATATGGTAAGAAGAATAGCCGCACAGGACAAACTCTCAAGCTTTGTGGGCTCTGACTTTACATACGAGGATATCTCAGGAAGGGATATAGAGGACGATACTCATGCACTTGTAAAGGAAGAAAAGCTTGGTGACAAGAACTGTTATGTAATAAAGAGCACTCCTAAGACTGCTGATGTGGATTATAGCTATAAGCTCTCATGGGTTGACAAGGCAAGCTACCTTCCTGTCAAGGAAGAATATTATGACAGAAAAGGAGAACTTTACAAGGTCTTCACTGCTGATGAGATAAAGGATATAAAGGGATTCCCAACGGTCACAAAAAGGACGATGAAGAACCTTCAGAGCGGACATACGACGACGGTCGCTTATTTGAAGGTGGACTATGACATTGGCATCGAGGACAGCCTTTTTTCGGAGAGATACCTGAGAAAGCCTCCTAAGAAATGGATTGAATGA
- a CDS encoding NAD(P)/FAD-dependent oxidoreductase, translating to MAKIVILGGSFGGLTSAYELKRLLGDKADITVVSDSDRFVFIPSLPWLSFGWRKAEDITLSIKPILERKGIAFIHEEAKGVDADSSKVITASKELTYDYLVIATGPYLAFEEVPGLGPKKGHTECIFTISQAERAKKAWDRFLEAPGPIAVGSVQGVSCFGPPYEYAFEADAELRKRKLRHKSPIYFITSEPYIGHFGIGGFGASKSWLEDEFAWKDIRVLSNQAVEEFTQSEVRLKDGTKIPYKLSMFAPPMKGVPAVTHLGNPRGFIPVDDTMRHKTHKNIFCIGVAVAIAPPEPTPIPTGVPKTGYMTVKMALTAAKAIASEITDKGYVAPYEMDVICLMDMGETAAYMRAKPLLSPRQEIILKKAKWAKWLKVWFEKYFLFKMRHGIPNWP from the coding sequence ATGGCAAAAATAGTAATACTTGGAGGCTCATTTGGAGGACTTACATCCGCATATGAGCTTAAGAGGCTTCTTGGAGACAAAGCAGATATAACGGTTGTTTCGGACTCCGATAGATTCGTCTTCATACCTTCGCTTCCATGGCTCAGTTTTGGATGGCGAAAGGCAGAAGACATAACGCTTTCCATTAAACCTATCTTAGAAAGAAAAGGCATCGCATTTATTCATGAGGAGGCAAAGGGAGTCGATGCCGACTCCTCTAAGGTTATTACTGCATCTAAAGAGCTGACCTATGACTATCTCGTTATAGCCACAGGACCTTATCTTGCCTTCGAAGAGGTTCCTGGACTTGGACCTAAAAAGGGACATACAGAGTGCATATTCACGATCTCTCAGGCTGAAAGGGCAAAAAAGGCATGGGATAGGTTTCTTGAGGCTCCAGGGCCAATAGCAGTAGGCTCTGTTCAGGGAGTAAGCTGTTTTGGACCTCCGTATGAATATGCTTTCGAAGCTGATGCAGAACTCAGAAAAAGAAAGCTCAGACATAAGTCACCTATATATTTCATAACCTCTGAGCCATATATCGGGCATTTCGGCATAGGAGGTTTCGGAGCATCGAAGAGCTGGCTCGAGGATGAGTTTGCGTGGAAAGACATAAGGGTGCTTTCGAATCAGGCAGTGGAAGAGTTCACACAATCAGAGGTAAGGCTAAAAGACGGAACAAAGATACCGTATAAACTCAGCATGTTTGCACCTCCCATGAAGGGTGTGCCTGCTGTAACTCATTTAGGAAACCCCCGTGGATTTATCCCTGTTGACGATACCATGAGACACAAAACTCACAAGAACATCTTCTGTATTGGCGTTGCAGTTGCCATAGCACCTCCAGAGCCAACTCCCATCCCAACTGGTGTTCCAAAAACAGGTTACATGACAGTGAAAATGGCGCTTACTGCCGCAAAAGCCATAGCCTCTGAAATCACTGATAAGGGCTATGTTGCCCCATACGAGATGGATGTCATATGTCTTATGGATATGGGTGAGACAGCGGCATACATGAGGGCAAAACCGCTTCTTTCGCCAAGGCAGGAGATAATACTTAAAAAAGCCAAATGGGCTAAGTGGCTAAAGGTATGGTTCGAGAAGTATTTCCTTTTCAAGATGAGACATGGCATCCCGAACTGGCCATGA
- a CDS encoding DsrE/DsrF/DrsH-like family protein, translated as MGEKIRKKVSIMCFHDELCQVFNALMTALSLLREGSEVTIFFGSRGVNAIHKDKVKELKCMPDAPKEVSDRVMKKMEEMELPSVEDMFIMLIAEGATVLACPLNTSLFEMTPSDLVDGVKIADPTRYYKEVVIRADMNLTF; from the coding sequence ATGGGAGAGAAGATAAGAAAAAAAGTCTCGATAATGTGCTTTCATGACGAGCTATGCCAGGTCTTTAATGCCCTTATGACTGCATTAAGCCTTCTAAGGGAAGGCTCTGAGGTTACAATATTCTTTGGCTCAAGGGGAGTAAATGCAATCCATAAGGACAAGGTAAAAGAGCTTAAGTGTATGCCTGATGCCCCAAAAGAGGTGAGCGATAGAGTTATGAAGAAGATGGAGGAGATGGAACTGCCCTCTGTAGAGGACATGTTCATAATGCTCATAGCCGAGGGTGCAACAGTGCTTGCATGTCCCTTGAATACATCGTTGTTTGAGATGACACCTTCTGACCTTGTAGATGGCGTCAAGATTGCAGACCCTACAAGATACTATAAAGAAGTAGTTATTCGGGCTGATATGAACTTGACCTTTTAG
- a CDS encoding type II toxin-antitoxin system RelE/ParE family toxin produces the protein MKYRIGYSPETEGHLQALTRRQQVIVLDTVEKQLQYQPAVETMNRKLMRPNPIAPWELRIRSLRVYYDVDEGEYAVYILAVGVKERNNVKIGKEVIKL, from the coding sequence ATGAAATATCGCATAGGATACTCTCCAGAAACAGAAGGGCATTTACAGGCACTAACGAGGCGTCAGCAGGTGATTGTGTTGGACACCGTAGAAAAACAACTGCAATACCAGCCTGCTGTGGAGACCATGAACCGGAAACTCATGAGGCCAAATCCGATAGCTCCGTGGGAACTTCGTATCAGGAGCCTTAGAGTTTATTATGATGTTGATGAGGGCGAGTATGCTGTTTATATCTTGGCAGTTGGCGTCAAAGAAAGGAATAATGTTAAAATTGGAAAAGAGGTGATAAAACTATGA
- a CDS encoding DsrE family protein yields the protein MKKIAIISRKQPYGDINSAEAVRHALGAVSDELITVLIMVDGGVLLAKKTQDVGDTGFTNLAETLKDCTDMGVGVYVDKPSLREQHLEPEDLVEGVRIINSSEIAGLIKEADVSLIF from the coding sequence ATGAAGAAAATCGCAATAATCTCAAGAAAACAGCCTTACGGTGACATTAATTCGGCAGAGGCAGTCAGACATGCACTTGGTGCTGTTTCAGATGAGCTTATCACCGTGCTCATAATGGTGGATGGAGGTGTGCTTCTTGCAAAGAAAACTCAGGATGTCGGAGACACAGGCTTTACAAACCTTGCCGAAACTCTAAAGGACTGCACTGATATGGGTGTTGGAGTCTATGTGGATAAGCCCTCTCTTAGGGAGCAACATCTTGAGCCAGAAGACCTTGTGGAAGGCGTAAGAATCATCAATAGCTCTGAAATAGCAGGGCTCATCAAAGAGGCAGATGTCTCTTTGATTTTCTAA
- a CDS encoding MMPL family transporter, translating into MRKHSLVKFSVEHPKLIVVLTIAISLIFMTQFPKIKTDTNPKNMLPATSDVRVWNDGVEKTFGLYEDMLVLGIVNDKGILNKGTLGKIKRLTDEILKIKGVAARDVNSFTTITNVSAEKGVLRVAPLMTETPRTDEEIHALRKMLYENPLFINRIISEDGKTTAIYVPLEEGANGKEIADRIREIVKKQEGDEKYYVAGDPVSRDTFGAEMFKLMAIFAPIAGMVMLFVRYLMFRDLFLSITLMMDAMVSIVWSMGLLIGLGFPIHIMSSMAPVFLMAIATDSMHIFNEFYFRFRETRNKKTAIIETMQAVGRPVRYTALATAVGFAVLMFMHIIPVKVFGGLVAFGTIVLRLLSFSFIPAMFTFVKEEKIAKISHAEDIGISKGSQFLRKLAGFGTHKPKMTVTIGLLLFVTAIFGITKTVVNNNMVEWFKKDSEVRTADRVMNQALGGTSLGYVVAISEKDDYIKTPEAMRYIENLQRHLEKLHVVGKTTSVSDYVKRINRVLHDDDPRYDTVPETKETIGQYLFLFSMSAKPSDLDNVVDYPFQKANIWVQLKTWDAQAMRDVIKAVEEYKKSHPVIMEFKPSGIAYFNLVWNNAVLFDMLKGFIIALIVVFVILAFNFRSIKWAIVGYMPLLFTILLIYGVVGFIGKDFDMPISVLSCLSLGMAVDFAIHFVSRLRQRLNEASGESLSDALLWTAARPGKGIMRNAILFAASFAVMLFAPLTPYITVGAFIVSMMLFSALMTIIYLPALITLMQSWLFKGGLR; encoded by the coding sequence TTGAGGAAACATTCTTTAGTTAAATTCTCTGTAGAGCATCCAAAACTAATCGTTGTCCTGACTATCGCTATATCTTTAATCTTCATGACCCAGTTCCCGAAGATAAAGACGGATACGAACCCCAAAAACATGCTTCCTGCCACTTCAGATGTGAGGGTATGGAATGACGGTGTAGAGAAAACCTTCGGCCTTTACGAAGACATGCTCGTACTTGGAATAGTTAACGACAAAGGTATTCTTAATAAAGGTACACTCGGAAAGATTAAAAGGCTCACCGATGAGATATTGAAAATCAAAGGTGTTGCGGCAAGGGATGTAAACAGTTTTACCACTATTACGAATGTATCAGCAGAGAAAGGGGTTTTAAGGGTAGCTCCCCTTATGACAGAGACTCCCCGAACCGACGAGGAGATACATGCCCTTAGAAAGATGCTCTACGAAAATCCACTTTTTATCAATAGGATTATCTCAGAGGACGGAAAAACCACCGCAATATATGTCCCTCTTGAGGAAGGCGCAAATGGAAAAGAAATAGCAGACAGGATAAGAGAGATAGTAAAGAAACAAGAGGGGGACGAAAAATACTATGTTGCAGGGGACCCTGTTTCAAGAGACACATTCGGAGCAGAGATGTTCAAGCTCATGGCTATCTTTGCACCAATTGCTGGAATGGTCATGCTTTTTGTCAGGTATCTCATGTTTAGGGACCTATTTCTTTCCATCACCCTGATGATGGATGCCATGGTGAGCATCGTCTGGAGCATGGGACTTCTTATTGGACTTGGATTTCCAATTCATATTATGAGCTCCATGGCACCTGTATTCCTGATGGCAATAGCTACGGACAGCATGCACATATTTAACGAGTTTTACTTCCGCTTCAGAGAGACAAGAAACAAAAAAACCGCAATAATTGAGACAATGCAAGCAGTAGGTCGGCCTGTAAGATACACTGCCCTCGCAACTGCAGTAGGCTTTGCTGTCTTGATGTTCATGCACATCATTCCTGTTAAGGTCTTTGGCGGGCTTGTGGCATTTGGAACAATAGTTTTAAGGCTCTTGAGCTTCAGCTTCATACCTGCCATGTTTACCTTTGTTAAAGAAGAAAAGATTGCTAAAATCTCTCATGCAGAAGACATCGGCATAAGCAAGGGCTCACAGTTTCTGAGAAAACTTGCTGGATTCGGCACGCATAAGCCAAAGATGACTGTTACTATCGGTCTTTTGCTTTTTGTAACTGCAATCTTCGGCATAACGAAAACAGTTGTCAATAACAATATGGTGGAGTGGTTCAAGAAGGATTCTGAGGTGCGCACTGCCGATAGGGTTATGAATCAGGCACTCGGAGGGACATCCCTCGGTTATGTTGTTGCAATCTCAGAGAAAGACGACTATATCAAAACCCCTGAGGCAATGCGTTACATAGAAAACCTTCAGAGGCATCTTGAAAAACTCCATGTTGTTGGAAAGACGACCTCTGTTTCAGATTATGTTAAACGAATCAACCGTGTCCTTCATGACGACGACCCGAGATACGACACCGTTCCTGAGACAAAAGAGACGATTGGCCAGTATCTATTCCTATTTTCGATGTCTGCAAAGCCCTCTGATCTGGATAATGTTGTAGACTATCCATTTCAGAAGGCAAATATATGGGTTCAGCTCAAGACATGGGATGCTCAGGCAATGAGGGATGTGATAAAGGCAGTAGAAGAATACAAAAAGTCGCATCCTGTCATTATGGAATTTAAGCCTTCAGGCATCGCCTATTTCAATCTCGTATGGAACAATGCGGTTCTTTTTGACATGCTCAAGGGCTTCATCATTGCACTTATTGTAGTTTTTGTCATCCTTGCCTTTAACTTCCGTTCGATAAAATGGGCGATTGTTGGCTACATGCCACTTCTTTTTACAATCCTTCTTATATATGGAGTTGTCGGCTTTATCGGTAAAGACTTTGACATGCCTATCTCTGTATTAAGCTGTCTATCGCTTGGCATGGCAGTGGACTTCGCTATACATTTTGTAAGCAGGCTCAGGCAGAGGCTGAATGAGGCATCAGGGGAATCTCTGAGCGATGCACTTCTTTGGACTGCCGCACGACCGGGCAAGGGGATTATGAGGAATGCTATTCTTTTTGCCGCCTCATTCGCTGTGATGCTTTTTGCCCCTCTTACGCCTTATATCACAGTAGGGGCATTCATCGTAAGTATGATGCTCTTCAGTGCATTAATGACGATAATCTATCTGCCAGCCCTGATTACATTGATGCAGAGTTGGCTTTTTAAAGGAGGTCTAAGATGA
- a CDS encoding type II toxin-antitoxin system prevent-host-death family antitoxin has product MRTVEAAKAKPLAEYAEKVKKEPLVVTSEGKPVAVLVGIKNADMETVSLSNNPRFLALIERSRTRRKLKVGISTEEMRRRLKIGS; this is encoded by the coding sequence ATGAGGACTGTCGAAGCAGCAAAAGCTAAACCGCTTGCGGAGTACGCAGAAAAGGTAAAGAAAGAGCCATTAGTGGTTACTTCTGAAGGCAAGCCTGTAGCTGTTTTGGTAGGCATCAAGAATGCTGACATGGAGACTGTCTCTTTAAGCAATAATCCGCGATTTCTTGCCCTAATCGAGCGCTCGCGCACAAGGAGAAAATTGAAGGTTGGGATTTCCACGGAAGAAATGCGCCGCCGGCTGAAAATAGGCTCGTAA
- the gmd gene encoding GDP-mannose 4,6-dehydratase → MPKKAFITGITGQDGAYLSKLLLEKGYRVYGAFRRTSDLHVNRLKFLGIEDQIEFLPLELLEFTNIHRAIEKVKPDEIYNLGAQSFVALSFEEPVFTADVTAIGPLRVLEAIRAVNPKIRFYQASSSEMFGKVRETPQNEKTPFYPRSPYAASKLFAHWMTVNYRESYGMFACSGILFNHESPLRGLEFVTRKITNTVAKIKHGLKDCLMLGNLDSKRDWGYAPEYVTAMWLMLKQSKPDDYVIATGEPHSVREFVETAFKVAGFDIGWSGKGIKEKGIDKKTGHTLVKIDPQFFRPAEVDVLKGDYSKAKKKLGWSPKTTFRELVSIMVRHDLNLISKG, encoded by the coding sequence ATGCCCAAAAAGGCTTTTATCACAGGCATAACAGGACAGGACGGAGCATATCTTTCTAAGCTTCTTCTTGAAAAAGGCTACCGTGTTTATGGGGCATTCAGAAGGACATCTGACCTTCATGTGAACAGGTTAAAATTCTTAGGCATAGAAGACCAGATAGAGTTTCTTCCCCTCGAGCTTCTTGAGTTCACAAACATTCATCGGGCAATAGAAAAGGTGAAGCCTGATGAGATATACAATCTCGGTGCACAGAGCTTTGTTGCACTTTCATTTGAAGAGCCTGTATTCACGGCAGATGTAACTGCCATTGGTCCTCTCAGGGTTCTTGAGGCAATAAGGGCTGTAAATCCAAAGATAAGGTTCTATCAGGCATCGTCCTCTGAAATGTTTGGGAAGGTAAGAGAAACACCCCAGAACGAAAAGACCCCGTTTTATCCAAGAAGCCCTTATGCGGCATCAAAGCTTTTTGCACACTGGATGACAGTCAATTACAGGGAATCCTATGGCATGTTTGCCTGCTCAGGAATACTCTTTAATCACGAATCCCCTTTGAGGGGACTGGAGTTTGTTACAAGAAAGATAACTAATACCGTAGCAAAGATTAAGCATGGTTTAAAGGACTGCCTTATGCTTGGAAATTTAGATTCCAAGCGGGACTGGGGCTATGCACCCGAGTATGTGACTGCTATGTGGCTCATGCTCAAGCAGTCTAAGCCCGATGATTATGTTATAGCCACAGGTGAGCCCCATAGCGTAAGGGAGTTTGTCGAGACTGCATTTAAAGTGGCAGGTTTTGACATAGGATGGTCGGGAAAAGGCATAAAGGAAAAGGGCATAGATAAGAAAACAGGGCATACCCTCGTTAAGATAGACCCACAGTTTTTTAGACCTGCTGAGGTCGATGTTCTCAAGGGAGATTACTCAAAGGCAAAGAAAAAACTTGGATGGTCTCCAAAGACAACATTCAGGGAGCTTGTGAGCATAATGGTCAGACACGATTTAAACCTCATATCAAAGGGTTAA
- a CDS encoding winged helix-turn-helix transcriptional regulator has product MKKLIFTYQADICKTLGNPKRLEIIEALSNGELNVTELAERLGIRKANASQHLSVLRSKGLIIARREGLNIYYSIANPKIITACGMMREVLLEQLEKGGKLVRRFRS; this is encoded by the coding sequence ATGAAAAAACTCATATTCACCTATCAGGCAGACATATGCAAGACATTGGGGAATCCCAAAAGGCTTGAGATTATAGAAGCCCTCTCCAATGGGGAGCTAAATGTTACGGAACTGGCAGAGCGGCTTGGGATTCGAAAGGCAAATGCATCGCAACACCTATCTGTTTTGCGCTCAAAAGGGCTGATTATTGCACGGAGAGAAGGTCTTAACATCTACTACAGCATAGCAAACCCAAAGATAATTACGGCATGCGGGATGATGCGGGAAGTTCTTTTGGAACAGCTTGAAAAAGGGGGGAAACTGGTAAGGAGATTCCGGTCGTGA
- a CDS encoding sulfurtransferase, with amino-acid sequence MKKGLIVGVVVVILGFLVVYSQSGIPEGAKEKKPEAGGYGGTISPRTPMIEYVDTPASPDEEKLALKGANLHLLVQPADMEKNLGKWTVVDCRPKDLYDEGHIPTAIHLGETCNDFFRDDLVVEGIGMIEDLKLGDVGELEKKLSKVGISMDKTILFYDQREDPGETSKGRYYGQFAGYVFVPFWYMEYMGHKDVRVLDGGIGAWKAEGKPIEQKANKLPPTQFKADVQRNRLATTEEVLKIAQKEEDAQLVDNRTMDEYLGEHQSPPKHFLEGKVRRMGRIPNTKLNVPHYFQFIDPNTAKLRPTYQLARLYQSLNKDKRTVLYCYIANRISLSYFVLRLLGFNDPAIYHDSWIVWGSDLSLPVEEMKMVAEVIPGDVDIGKRSKIPVKTKAPAKKPTKPKKEQGEAGGY; translated from the coding sequence ATGAAGAAAGGATTAATTGTAGGGGTTGTTGTTGTTATCCTCGGCTTCCTTGTGGTATACAGCCAGTCAGGCATTCCAGAAGGGGCAAAGGAGAAAAAGCCTGAGGCAGGCGGATATGGCGGCACAATCAGTCCAAGAACACCTATGATTGAGTATGTGGATACGCCTGCCTCTCCAGATGAAGAAAAACTGGCATTAAAAGGAGCAAACCTACACCTTTTAGTGCAACCTGCGGACATGGAGAAGAACTTAGGGAAATGGACTGTCGTTGACTGCCGTCCAAAAGACCTATACGACGAGGGGCACATACCAACTGCAATACACCTTGGTGAGACCTGTAATGACTTCTTTAGAGATGACCTTGTAGTAGAAGGGATAGGGATGATTGAAGACCTCAAACTTGGAGATGTAGGAGAGCTTGAGAAAAAGTTGAGCAAGGTTGGAATCAGCATGGATAAGACCATCCTCTTCTATGACCAGAGGGAAGACCCCGGAGAGACCAGCAAAGGAAGGTATTACGGTCAATTCGCAGGCTATGTCTTTGTGCCATTCTGGTATATGGAATATATGGGGCATAAGGATGTCCGGGTGCTTGACGGCGGTATCGGTGCATGGAAGGCAGAAGGCAAGCCCATCGAGCAGAAGGCAAACAAACTGCCACCCACTCAATTCAAAGCAGATGTCCAAAGAAACAGGCTTGCAACCACAGAGGAAGTGCTGAAGATAGCTCAGAAAGAAGAAGATGCACAGCTCGTTGATAACAGGACAATGGATGAATATCTGGGTGAACACCAATCACCACCAAAACACTTTCTTGAGGGTAAGGTAAGAAGAATGGGTCGTATACCAAACACGAAACTCAATGTCCCGCACTATTTTCAGTTCATTGACCCAAATACAGCCAAGCTCAGACCCACATACCAGCTTGCGAGGCTCTACCAGTCTCTAAACAAAGACAAGAGGACTGTCCTTTATTGCTACATAGCAAACCGAATCTCTCTTTCTTACTTCGTGCTTAGGTTGTTAGGATTCAATGACCCAGCCATATATCACGATAGTTGGATTGTCTGGGGGAGTGACCTGAGCCTGCCTGTGGAGGAGATGAAAATGGTTGCAGAGGTCATACCTGGAGATGTTGATATAGGGAAAAGAAGTAAAATCCCAGTTAAAACAAAGGCACCTGCTAAAAAGCCAACAAAACCTAAGAAGGAACAGGGTGAAGCAGGGGGGTATTAA
- a CDS encoding DUF4919 domain-containing protein, translating to MNYKTPFVILTLLSIAFSPFGKEAIAEDKSYYTLLDKVKSFDRSVDFKALRLSYTETSEYDPYNENTSETMAMFNALNSKQYKEAIKNALSILESSYVNIPAHIVLSISYRAIGDSGKSDFHDFVVKGLLDSIFDSGQGRSPESAYQVISIKEEYVILDVLGLEKKIQSLIVSGGHSYDRIEATNPKTGKTEVFYFNVDIPLGWLNKQFQKDK from the coding sequence ATGAACTATAAAACTCCTTTCGTTATCTTAACCCTGCTATCCATAGCATTTAGCCCATTCGGCAAAGAGGCAATTGCCGAGGATAAATCCTATTACACCCTGCTTGATAAGGTAAAGAGTTTTGACCGCTCGGTTGATTTTAAGGCGCTAAGGCTTTCCTACACAGAGACATCTGAGTATGACCCTTATAATGAAAATACCAGTGAAACAATGGCAATGTTTAATGCCTTGAATAGCAAACAATATAAGGAAGCTATTAAAAATGCCCTGTCCATATTAGAGAGCAGTTATGTTAACATTCCTGCCCATATCGTCTTAAGCATCTCTTACCGTGCAATAGGGGATTCGGGAAAATCCGATTTCCACGACTTTGTCGTAAAAGGGCTTCTTGACTCCATCTTTGACTCAGGACAGGGCAGGTCTCCTGAGTCTGCATATCAGGTAATCAGCATAAAAGAGGAATATGTGATTCTTGATGTCTTAGGCCTTGAGAAAAAAATCCAAAGCCTGATAGTCTCAGGTGGCCATAGTTATGACCGTATAGAGGCAACAAACCCGAAAACAGGCAAGACAGAGGTTTTTTATTTCAATGTGGATATACCATTAGGATGGTTAAATAAACAATTCCAAAAGGACAAATAA
- a CDS encoding DsrE family protein, which produces MAKTFTILLGTSPYASENTLTALRISDSALKGGHTVNLIASGDGVYCFLKGQKAKGIKNASEEFSSLIERGLKVFL; this is translated from the coding sequence ATGGCAAAGACATTTACGATTCTCTTAGGGACATCTCCCTATGCATCGGAAAACACACTTACTGCCTTACGCATTTCTGACTCGGCACTTAAGGGAGGTCACACAGTCAATCTTATAGCATCAGGAGACGGAGTTTACTGCTTCCTAAAGGGACAGAAGGCAAAAGGCATAAAAAATGCCTCTGAGGAGTTCTCATCGCTCATTGAAAGGGGCTTGAAAGTCTTTCTCTGA